One Panicum virgatum strain AP13 chromosome 9K, P.virgatum_v5, whole genome shotgun sequence genomic region harbors:
- the LOC120649046 gene encoding S-norcoclaurine synthase 1-like, giving the protein MDTSSRPRNLGASLPVPNVQDLAARPAAAHDLHRYLRDDDDAPALSPCANDDDASSVPIVDLARLLDPAHAADEAARLQAACEEWGFFHVVNHGVPDEVIHDVKEDIKAFFRLPLAEKQALAQGPDGIEGYGQAFVVSEEQKLDWADMLFLSTQPPEYRSLNLWPPRPATFRDSLHRYSLAVQRVATHLLATMARNLGLLEEADAYNRMTAVGAAQAMRINYYPPCPQAHDRVLGLSPHSDAVGLTLLLQVSSVAGLQIRREGAWIPVAPLPGALVANVGDVIEVLTNGRYRSIEHRAVVNATQERVSVAAFHSARFNAAPYGPIVIRPGEGPLYRTIAVQDYVKLQLSNKLQGKSSAMDAIKINQSS; this is encoded by the coding sequence ATGGATACCTCGTCAAGGCCGCGCAACCTGGGCGCCTCGCTGCCCGTCCCCAACGTCCAGGacctcgccgcgcgccccgccgcggcccaCGACCTCCACCGCTACctccgcgacgacgacgacgctccGGCTCTGTCGCCGTGTgccaacgacgacgacgcctcCTCGGTTCCCATCGTCGACCTCGCCAGGCTGCTCGACCCGGCCCACGCCGCCGACGAGGCCGCCAGGCTCCAGGCCGCCTGCGAGGAGTGGGGCTTCTTCCACGTCGTCAACCACGGCGTGCCCGACGAGGTGATCCACGACGTCAAGGAGGACATCAAGGCCTTCTTCCGCCTCCCGCTGGCGGAGAAGCAGGCCCTCGCGCAGGGGCCCGACGGCATCGAGGGCTACGGCCAGGCCTTCGTCGTCTCCGAGGAGCAGAAGCTGGACTGGGCGGACATGCTGTTCCTGTCGACGCAGCCGCCCGAGTACCGGTCCCTCAACTTGTGGCCTCCCCGCCCCGCCACGTTCAGGGACTCCCTCCACCGCTACTCCCTGGCGGTGCAGCGGGTGGCCACCCACCTGCTGGCCACCATGGCCAGGAACCTAGGCCTGCTGGAGGAGGCGGACGCCTATAATCGGATGACGGCGGTCGGCGCCGCGCAGGCCATGCGGATCAACTACTACCCGCCCTGCCCGCAGGCGCACGACCGGGTGCTGGGCCTGTCGCCGCACTCGGACGCCGTGGGGCtgacgctgctgctgcaggTGAGCTCCGTGGCCGGGCTGCAGATCCGGCGGGAGGgcgcctggatccccgtggcgCCGCTGCCGGGGGCGCTGGTGGCCAACGTCGGCGACGTCATCGAGGTGCTCACCAACGGCAGGTACAGGAGCATCGAGCACAGGGCGGTGGTCAACGCCACCCAGGAGCGGGTCTCCGTCGCCGCCTTCCACTCGGCCAGGTTCAACGCCGCCCCCTACGGACCCATCGTCATCCGCCCCGGCGAGGGGCCGCTCTACAGGACCATCGCCGTCCAGGACTACGTCAAGCTCCAGCTGTCCAACAAGCTCCAGGGAAAGAGTAGCGCCATGGACGCCATCAAGATCAATCAATCATCATAG
- the LOC120649047 gene encoding outer envelope pore protein 24, chloroplastic-like, producing MKATVKGRFEGDKATAATTLAVPAAGDLRFKASATEAAFANGPSLRGLTLTLEKPGAFLIDLKPHNQDVRFQFMNSALVLDKRVSLTYTHSTSLAPPAPAPAAAPPSRTALDCSVAFDPANKLNFSHSLGSGGCRVKYTYAHGVDRLTTIEPLFDTNKNAWEFALTKKFQGGDAVKGTYHASTKLLGLEWSRDSKAGGSFKVATTFDLSDQSKAPKLIAESTWNYEI from the exons ATGAAGGCCACCGTCAAGGGCCGCTTCGAGGGCGACAAGGCCACGGCCGCCACCACcctcgccgtccccgccgccggcgacctccgctTCAAGGCCTCCGCCACCGAGGCCGCCTTCGCCAACGGGCCCTCCCTCCGGGGACTCACCCTCACCCTCGAGAAGCCAGGGGCCTTCCTCATCGACCTCAAGCCCCACAACCAG GATGTGCGCTTCCAGTTCATGAACTCCGCCCTCGTGCTCGACAAGCGCGTCAGCCTCACATACACCCACTCCACCAGCCTCGCcccgcccgcccccgcccccgccgccgcgccgccctcccgGACCGCGCTCGACTGCTCCGTCGCCTTCGATCCCGCCAACAAGCTCAACTTCTCCCACTCGCTCGGCTCCGGCGGCTGCCGCGTCAAGTACACCTACGCGCACGGGGTCGACCGCCTCACCACCATCGAGCCCCTCTTCGACACCAACAAGAACGCCTGGGAGTTCGCCCTCACCAAAAAGTTCCAGGGAGGGGACGCCGTCAAGGGCACCTACCACGCCTCCACCAAGCTGCTCGGCCTCGAGTGGAGCAGGGACTCCAAGGCCGGCGGCTCCTTCAAG GTTGCGACAACATTTGATCTGTCTGATCAAAGCAAAGCACCAAAGCTAATAGCAGAGAGCACGTGGAACTATGAGATATGA
- the LOC120649048 gene encoding ADP-ribosylation factor 1-like encodes MGLAMGRLLGLSYRLTKQLEARILMLGLDAAGKTTILYKLKTGEVASTITTVAFNIERIEYRNMSFTFWDVGGHAPNRPLWKYYFHDTQGLVFIVDSSDRDRVRLARDELNTLLNAEELRDAALLVLANKQDLPNAMSAAEMTEELGIHESLGNRRCHIQSACATSGEGLYEGLDWLCTNVDIRVG; translated from the exons ATGGGGCTGGCCATGGGGCGGCTGCTGGGCCTCAGCTATCGCCTGACGAAGCAGCTCGAGGCGCGCATCCTCATGCTGGGGCTGGACGCCGCCGGCAAGACCACCATCCTCTACAAGCTCAAGACCGGCGAGGTCGCCTCCACCATCACAACCGTCG CATTCAACATTGAGAGAATCGAGTACAGGAACATGAGCTTCACTTTCTGGGACGTCGGCGGCCATGCCCCT AACCGGCCCTTGTGGAAGTACTACTTCCATGACACCCAGGGCCTCGTCTTCATCGTCGACAGTAGCGACAGGGACCGCGTTCGTCTGGCCAGGGATGAGCTCAACACCTTGCTCAACGCG GAGGAGCTTAGAGACGCTGCGCTGCTCGTCCTTGCAAACAAGCAGGACCTTCCCAACGCCATGAGTGCCGCAGAGATGACAGAGGAGCTTGGGATTCATGAGTCCCTTGGCAACCGTAGATG TCACATTCAGAGTGCTTGTGCCACCTCAGGAGAAGGCCTCTACGAGGGGCTGGACTGGCTCTGCACCAACGTCGATATAAGG GTTGGATGA